A single genomic interval of Helianthus annuus cultivar XRQ/B chromosome 6, HanXRQr2.0-SUNRISE, whole genome shotgun sequence harbors:
- the LOC110887817 gene encoding PTI1-like tyrosine-protein kinase At3g15890 has translation MTRSEHQSDSGKFITLIYLRCFNFHLQLYFNKNEKKNKKSGSSTTSKQPSTHVLKIPEIMKATKDLDESLLMRRGRFGDVYYGELLHGSILVPTAIKRYTRRGPTDSWPDVEKQDLYALRHPNLVSLIGYRDDDRYEKETILVYEYISSRKSLNDHLHVLSTPLP, from the coding sequence ATGACGAGATCTGAGCACCAATCGGATTCAGGCAAGTTTATAACCCTGATCTACCTAAGGTGTTTCAATTTCCACTTACAATTATATTTCAACAAGAATGAGAAGAAGAACAAGAAGTCTGGATCTTCCACCACCTCTAAACAACCATCCACTCATGTTCTGAAAATTCCTGAAATTATGAAAGCAACGAAAGACTTGGATGAATCGTTACTGATGCGGAGGGGAAGGTTCGGGGATGTTTACTATGGTGAACTTTTGCATGGATCAATTCTTGTCCCTACTGCCATCAAACGATATACGAGACGCGGGCCAACGGATTCTTGGCCGGACGTTGAAAAGCAAGATCTTTACGCTTTGCGACACCCGAATTTGGTGTCCTTGATTGGTTACCGTGATGATGACCGCTATGAGAAAGAAACCATTCTTGTGTATGAATATATTTCGAGTAGAAAAtctcttaatgatcaccttcatGTGCTCAGTACCCCTCTTCCCTAG
- the LOC110887818 gene encoding serine/threonine-protein kinase BIK1, with protein sequence MAEVVTCLESILTLQKSHTNPSQGALSMKMLTYDVLKIYTSDFSQNLPFGETEVYLGWVKLEQEKLAPSKEGVGIVVVVASKSMAHDDWLEEVNFMGQLDHPNIIKLLGCCKSDGDGNYLVYEHMQRSLRHFIQGDDGLEPLSWRARINILIGVTRGMAYLYTDKGVRCNFRFDDILLDEVGTHLIYGRGVLNSGQFYDMGCCYIHKTILGSKVQTLKKWI encoded by the exons ATGGCTGAGGTCGTGACCTGCCTTGAGTCTATATTGACGTTACAAAAGAGTCACACGAATCCATCGCAGGGTGCGCTAAGTATGAAGATGCTTACCTATGATGTTTTGAAAATATATACAAGTGACTTTAGTCAAAATCTGCCTTTTGGTGAGACAGAGGTGTATCTAGGTTGGGTTAAGCTTGAGCAGGAGAAGTTAGCCCCTTCGAAAGAAGGTGTTggaattgttgttgttgttgcttcCAAATCGATGGCTCATGATGACTGGCTG GAAGAGGTGAACTTCATGGGACAGCTGGATCATCCTAATATCATTAAACTCTTGGGATGCTGCAAGAGTGATGGAGACGGAAACTATCTTGTTTACGAGCACATGCAGAGATCCCTCCGTCACTTTATTCAAGGAG ATGATGGTTTGGAACCACTTTCATGGAGGGCACGAATTAACATCCTAATAGGAGTTACTCGTGGAATGGCGTATTTGTATACGGATAAAGGCGTACGTTGTAATTTCCGATTCGATGATATATTGCTGGATGAGGTAGGTACTCATTTGATTTATGGCAGGGGTGTTCTTAATTCGGGCCAGTTTTACGATATGGGCTGCTGCTACATACATAAAACCATATTGGGCAGCAAGGTTCAAACACTAAAAAAATGGATCTAA